The uncultured Bacteroides sp. DNA segment AAGATTTCCCCGCCCGTGGCAAAGCTGTTTATCTCCATATTAAGCGTCGTCGTTGGGAGGATAAAACAACCGGGAGATGCTATAGTCGCGATTGGAATTTAGTAGCCACCGGCACTCGCATTACCGCAGAGTTCGGTGCTTTTTTAAAAGAATTACTTGGAAACTCATGAAGTAAGTATCAAAAGTGTGGCCGATTTCAGTTATTTAAAGCCTTCGGTTTTGACCGACTATTACAAGAACCATTTAAGTGACTTCCTTTCTTGGGATCAACTCTCCCACGCAGAAGATTATATCCTTTTTCCTGAAAATATGGGAGCTAACCTTTGTATTGACGAGACTGCATTGAGTAATGGGGAATTGGTCACGAATGTGATTAACAAGTCCGGGCATGGCAAAAGGGGTACTCTTGTAGCCATAATAAAAGGTACCAAATCAGAAAATATCGTGAAGTGTCTGAAGAAAATCCCGCAAGAGCTACGGGATATGGTTGAAAACATTACCTTGGATATGGCTAACAGTATGTACTCCATAGCGCGTCAAAGCTTCCCCAAAGCATTGCAGATAATAGACCGATTTCATGTCCAGAAACTAATGCATGAGGCTTTACAAGATCTCAGAATACAATATCGTTGGCAAGCTATGGACGAAGAAAATAAGGCCATGAAGAAAGCTAAGGAAAATAAAGAAGAACACGTTCCTGAAAGATTTGACAATGGGGATACGTTAAGACAATTATTGGTAAGAAGTAGGTACTTGTTATTCAAATCTCCTGATAAATGGAGCCAATCACAAGAGATTAGAGCCGATATACTCTTCAAACAGTATGATGACCTCAAACAGTTCTATTACCTAGCTTTGCATTTAGGCAAAATCTATTCTACAAGCTATGACAAGGATGTGGCACGTCCTAAATTGGCATTGTGGTTCAACAAGGTGGAAGAATGGGAATATCCACAGTTTAATACAGTCATAAGAACTTTTCAACAGCACTATGAAAGAATTCTAAACTTCTTCGTAGGCAGACAAACCAACGCAGCAGCAGAATCATTCAATGCTAAGCTAAAAGC contains these protein-coding regions:
- a CDS encoding transposase — translated: METHEVSIKSVADFSYLKPSVLTDYYKNHLSDFLSWDQLSHAEDYILFPENMGANLCIDETALSNGELVTNVINKSGHGKRGTLVAIIKGTKSENIVKCLKKIPQELRDMVENITLDMANSMYSIARQSFPKALQIIDRFHVQKLMHEALQDLRIQYRWQAMDEENKAMKKAKENKEEHVPERFDNGDTLRQLLVRSRYLLFKSPDKWSQSQEIRADILFKQYDDLKQFYYLALHLGKIYSTSYDKDVARPKLALWFNKVEEWEYPQFNTVIRTFQQHYERILNFFVGRQTNAAAESFNAKLKAFRADFRGVTDMKFFLFRIAKLYA